The Ranitomeya imitator isolate aRanImi1 chromosome 3, aRanImi1.pri, whole genome shotgun sequence genome has a window encoding:
- the LOC138672381 gene encoding uncharacterized protein, which yields MEKDGDLDTFLRAFEKACRQYRLPIDEWARYLTPGLRGKALEAFAALPQEQDGDYEAIKKALIAKYQLTPEVYRRKFRTLQRGPHDSYSDVVHGLGTHFDQWTQGLSVTTFAQLRDLMIKDQFFHLCPAEVRQFVMDREPKDVTKAAQIADAYEANRRSEVRKPVTTSWRGGKPATNASTPASQHTRGPVPVANSTRPTTEPRKCYHCNQTGHISTYCPDKQKNTPAKAPGPNAAVLLVGGVAGRVCDNVQPVTVGGHVATGLKDTGAERTLIRPELAAPEEIIPGKTLTVTGIRGISCPLPMARVFIDWVAGSGVKEVGLSDNLPTDVLLGTDLGRMFAYYV from the coding sequence tttgagaaagcctgcagacagtaccggctgcctatagatgaatgggcccgatacctgacaccagggctgagaggtaaagctctggaggcgtttgctgccctccctcaagaacaagatggtgactatgaggccatcaaaaaggctttgatagccaagtaccagcttacacccgaggtgtaccgtagaaagttccggaccctccaacgtggcccacacgacagttacagtgatgtggtgcatggactggggacccactttgaccagtggacccaaggactgtcagtgaccacctttgcacagctgcgagacctgatgatcaaagaccagttctttcatctttgcccagctgaggtgcgacagttcgtgatggacagagaacccaaagacgtgacgaaagcagcgcagattgccgatgcctatgaggccaaccgtagatcggaagtgcggaagccagtcaccaccagctggagagggggtaagcctgcaaccaatgccagtacccctgccagccagcacaccagaggtcctgtccccgtagccaacagcaccagacctaccaccgaacctcgcaagtgttaccactgcaatcagactggtcatatcagtacctactgcccagacaagcagaagaacaccccagccaaggccccagggcctaatgcagcagttcttttggtgggtggtgtggctgggagggtgtgtgacaacgtacagcccgtcactgtgggaggccatgttgctacaggcctcaaggacaccggggctgaacgaaccctcatccgacccgaactggcggcccctgaagaaatcattccggggaaaaccctaactgtcactgggattaggggcatcagctgtcccttaccgatggcccgggtttttattgattgggttgctgggagcggggtgaaggaagtggggctgtctgataatttgcccactgatgttttgttggggactgatttggggaggatgtttgcatactacgtc